ATGCCGTTCTCCACCGCGGGCACCTCGATCTCCACTCCAGTGGACATGAAGACCGTCGCAGCTCGCAATGCGGCGGGGGAATTAGGAGAGCAGCGGCCACGGCGATGCTCcatccgccgcctccggtgCTCCCCCGACGGCCTAATCACTCGATTCCAATTCCAGACCGCCGCGGTGATGCTGCCCAGTCCTTACCCACGATTGCGGCGACAGCCCGCCGTCGATTCGCCTCTTATCCGGCGAGGCTGCGCTGTCCCCTCTGCGTCCATCAAGCACTGATGGCTGGGACCGACACCTTCCTCACTATACAAACCGTGGATGAGGAGTAGGCAGGAGAGGACGGACAACACCAGCAGGATGGCTGGGGGTGGGCGGGCGGCGATCGGGTGGGGGTGGCGGGCGGTTGGGCGGACGGCGGGCTGGCTGAGGCCATGGCGGACGGCGGGCTAGCTGAGGCCATGGCGGACGGCGGTCGGGTGGGGGCGGCAGGAGTCAGGTGCGGGTGTCGAGGTGTGGGAGATGGAACAGAAGAAGCGCTAAGGTGCGGGAGACAGAATAGAAGAAAATGAACCGGTATCTACTAatggtaggtgggtaattttttttcccaaaagcacttgaaagtaggggagaaggtgcttttgattttaTATTAGAGCAAAATCAACTTTTGGATAAAAGTACATATAGCTTTTAATcgtttggttggcttttggcttttacAAAAGTAAAAGCAGGTTGAAAGcttttgcaaaaacaaaagcAGGTTGAAAAGCAAAAGCGTCAACCAAAGGCACCCTAAGACAGGGAGGTTGTTATCCAAATTGGAGATGGCCAATTTAGCCAAGGATGGACAGACTGCACATCTCCAATAAGGCTCTCAAATTTCTCAGTCTCCAAGTTCCAGATGCCTACATCCCGGCAACCATACATATTAATACATAGCTGTTCCCAATCATCATCCGTAAGATACGCACAGTTGGGTCTAAGCCCTGGAAAATCCTTTGTTGAAACAAATATCGGGTTATTGAAACCAAGAAATAGAGCGTGCCCATGCAAATCCGAGCTGCTGATCTCAACAAGCTTCTGATTACCAGCCTTTTTTTTTCGGGGGGGAAGATCTCCCCACCTACTTCTTATAAATGATCGAAAGAGCAGCTGGCATACCAGGGTGAGATCACAAGGAGAGGGACACTAACGTGTTTAGATTCTAGCATACAGGAAGTCTAGCCAAGCGCGGAGTTGGGGCTTGTGCTTCTTGCATCGGCAGCTCCACGTATCTAAGTCCGCAGTGATGCGCCGTAGAGTATCGCGAGTAGATGAGGTTTTTTGTTCAAAGATCAGAGAGTTGCGAGTCTTCCACATGTGCCAAAGTATCAGGATCATCACATCTGTCTGAACTTGGTGCGGTAGCCGGTAGGGAAGGATCACAAGAAATGGCCCAAGGTGGCCTGTAACCTTCAGGAGTGGCTGTGACACCCACTAGGTCCCAGAGTTCGATCAAACACCATTCGAGCACACTCGTTGTGCTGCCTCGATCGATCTCGGAATGCGGCCCATCTGCAGGCTCGAATGGGCCGGCCATTGACAATTGGCGGCAGCctgagtttgaattttgaatgcgGCACTGTAACGCGCGCTCCCTGCCGACGTCATCACCGTGAGCATCCTCCTGGATCTGGGTCTCGCCGTCGACGGTGAGCTCTCTTCCGGCCATGGCGGATTCAAGAgaagggaagagaaggaggGACACTCTACCAAGCTTACAGTGCCCTGCGCGCTGCGGTCGAGAAGATCCCAATCCGCGGGGAGAGAACTTCGAACCGGAACGGAGGCAACGAAAAGCAGAAATTCAGCGCATTCTTGACTTGATGAATGGAAGGAGTGGCAGACCCTTTGTCGGGTCGAAGCCAAACTAAGGCGCGTGGATCAAGAGCCGCGGACCGAGCAGCGGGGACGGAGAGGGTATGGAAATCGGCGAGAGCACGATTGCAGAAAGACACCTGGAGCCGTTGAGAGAAGAGTCCGCCGCGGAGGCATAGGCCTATGCCCCGCGGCAGTCCTGGTCCCAGTCGGCGTGGGCTTCGCTTCCTGGTAGGCGTTCACCGgttgggtggcggcggagcttcgTTGAGTACGTCGAGGAAGGCAGCGGGCGCCcaggcggcgctggcgccgggGGAGAGGGACCTAAGCTCCAATGGGGATGAACGAGGGTTGGGTGGAGGGTGGTGGGGGAAGCAGGGGGGAGGGAGGTCGGAGGACAGGCAAGGGATACggcacggtggcggcgccggggggggggggggggggggggggggggcgagggGAGGCGCGTCGCCGCCCTCAGCGTCGCCATGAGCGGGGGACCGCCCCTGTCATTTGTCTCTATCCGCATTTCTGATTACCAACATCAACCTTGTAAAGCTTCATCTCATACGTGTACGACTCCGAGCATGGATCCCAAACCTCGTGCGCATGCTCGGCAGGAACCCAGATTGGATTCGTCAGTGTTCGAAGTTCTACGTACCTCCAAATATGGAGGATATCACCCCAAGGCGAAAATACGATGTAGCTAGTGGGATCGTCCCACAATATGCCTTTCTGAATGATCTTCCTCGCCGTAGGCGAAGGTCCGTTGAGATCGAATGAGTAGATGGAGCAATTCGAGATCAAAACATACCACATGCCGTCGTTGTCGTTGTACGCCGCGCACCCGTAGCCACCACCCGACGGGACGGTCTCGTTGGCTGTGATCAGAGCCCACCGGCCGTCGCCGATGCGGGCGTAGGACATCTCCCCGCGCTGCTTGTGCATGAGCAGGACGacgcagccggcgccggcggaagGGCTGCAGGAGAGGAACACCCGGTGGTAGATGAAGACGCGGAGCTCCCGGGCCGTGCACACGCTGGGAGTGTCGGGGCCGAGCTCTTTCTCGTATAGGTTGTAGGcggggcggccatggcggccgtCGGGGCAGGGCTCGACGTGGTGGAGCCCCGTGACCAGCGGGAGGTCCACCTGGGCGCCGGTGAGCGGGTTGAG
This genomic window from Setaria viridis chromosome 8, Setaria_viridis_v4.0, whole genome shotgun sequence contains:
- the LOC117834508 gene encoding uncharacterized protein — translated: METAVSRDWSGLHEELILIVMWALGIPDLLRAGAVCASCAGADDDDDTATIYSPATGAAFKVRLPPPAFRGRHVVGTAHGWVVTDDEASNLQALNPLTGAQVDLPLVTGLHHVEPCPDGRHGRPAYNLYEKELGPDTPSVCTARELRVFIYHRVFLSCSPSAGAGCVVLLMHKQRGEMSYARIGDGRWALITANETVPSGGGYGCAAYNDNDGMWYVELRTLTNPIWVPAEHAHEVWDPCSESYTYEMKLYKVDVGNQKCG